One segment of Chlorocebus sabaeus isolate Y175 chromosome 24, mChlSab1.0.hap1, whole genome shotgun sequence DNA contains the following:
- the SAMD15 gene encoding sterile alpha motif domain-containing protein 15 — MAEVPEDYDSGPDEDGEPESERPELPELHKSYENAERDTMAEADSKLPAEIYHEPQPETEEEDFREGEPKSAKNVQLKPGGTSLEGIAKESKRDVPSETEPGIPQEVKSEREMGEFFKDLEVPMDETHESDLEPPEDAKLNVTADVSLKSAMETDPVPPTETMSEVSGATVRERNLELLEEGTELGVPEESLRVQHEETGVEPPEQTKLDFPSEKPGESLEETDLQPPKMTKPEIPEETQRESTEKKRTEPPEQARPEFPEKEPRKSSEEAGLEPPEETQPEVPEEMQRKATEEKGTELPERTKPDLPDHKSRKSTDVNVPEPLEEIKLEFPEEESRKPNEETILEQSEMMKPESPEEIRKSNEEKNPQPPEETGLVLPQEINPQVEEKTQTRPTEEKNLELPDETKARETHVEFPKEDRPEPIKSKYSVGKDELELREPKRGKWSLSDEFKKEYYALGSIRESEESISTHYEFSQPLQKSFDVSEVCSYSDPSESLTELNEFVHEKEVVDLSQDLKELVSEDDETQSKQGTELQFEHLNWDPEKVAEWISQLGFPQYKECFITNFISGRKLIHVNCSNLPQMGITNFEDMKAISRHTRELLEIEEPLFKRSISLPYRDITGLYLEQKGHTGIKSDALTLSEFVKAAGLQDYALEITAPEENEELPCTEP, encoded by the exons ATGGCTGAAGTCCCGGAGGATTACGATTCCGGCCCAGATGAAGATGGAGAGCCGGAGTCTGAGAGGCCTGAACTGCCTGAACTTCATAAATCATATGAAAATGCCGAACGAGACACCATGGCAGAGGCAGACTCGAAGCTACCAGCAGAGATTTATCACGAGCCACAGCCAGAGACCGAGGAAGAGGACTTCAGAGAGGGGGAGCCAAAGAGTGCTAAGAACGTGCAGCTGAAACCTGGCGGGACGTCCCTGGAAGGCATTGCCAAGGAGTCCAAGAGAGACGTACCAAGCGAAACTGAACCAGGGATTCCCCAAGAGGTAAAGTCGGAAAGAGAGATGGGAGAGTTTTTCAAAGATCTGGAGGTCCCTATGGATGAAACGCATGAGTCAGACCTAGAGCCACCAGAGGACGCTAAACTAAATGTTACAGCGGATGTATCCCTCAAGTCAGCTATGGAAACAGATCCAGTGCCACCAACGGAAACCATGTCTGAGGTTTCAGGGGCCACAGTCAGAGAGAGAAATTTAGAATTACTAGAAGAGGGGACGGAACTGGGGGTTCCAGAGGAATCACTTAGAGTGCAACATGAAGAGACAGGTGTAGAGCCTCCAGAGCAGACCAAACTAGATTTTCCAAGTGAGaaaccaggagaatcacttgaagagaCAGATCTTCAGCCACCAAAGATGACCAAACCAGAGATTCCAGAGGAGACACAAAGAGagtcaactgagaagaaaagGACAGAGCCACCTGAGCAAGCTAGACCAGAATTTCCAGAGAAGGAACCAAGAAAGTCTAGTGAGGAGGCAggtctagagcctccagaagaaactCAACCAGAGGTTCCAGAGGAGATGCAAAGAAAGGCAACTGAGGAGAAAGGGACAGAACTACCTGAGCGGACTAAACCAGACCTTCCAGACCACAAGTCAAGAAAGTCTACTGATGTGAACGTCCCTGAGCCACTAGAAGAGATCAAATTAGAGTTTCCCGAGGAAGAATCAAGAAAACCAAATGAGGAAACAATTCTAGAACAATCAGAAATGATGAAACCAGAAAGTCCAGAAGAGATAAGAAAatcaaatgaggaaaaaaatccacaacCACCAGAGGAGACTGGTCTAGTGCTACCACAGGAGATCAACCCACAAGTtgaagagaaaacacaaacaaggCCAACTGAGGAGAAAAATCTAGAGTTACCAGATGAAACCAAAGCAAGAGAGACACATGTAGAATTTCCCAAGGAAGACAGGCCAGAACCAATCAAGTCTAAGTATTCTGTAGGAAAGGATGAGCTAGAGCTCCGTGAGCCTAAAAGAGGAAAGTGGTCACTAAGTGacgaatttaaaaaagaatactacGCATTAGGATCTATCAGAGAAAGTGAAGAATCAATTAGTACACATTACGAGTTTTCACAACCACTCCAAAAATCGTTTGATGTCAGTGAAGTATGCTCATACTCAGATCCCTCAGAGTCTCTGACAGAATTAAACGAGTTTGTTCATGAAAAGGAAGTTGTAGATTTGTCCCAAGACTTGAAGGAACTGGTCTCTGaagatgatgaaacccagtcAAAACAAGGGACTGAGTTACAATTTGAGCATCTTAATTGGGATCCAGAGAAAGTTGCAGAGTGGATTAGCCAGCTAGGCTTCCCTCAATACAAG GAATGTTTTATCACAAACTTCATCAGTGGCCGAAAACTCATTCACGTCAACTGCTCAAACCTCCCTCAGATGGGAATAACAAACTTCGAGGACATGAAG GCAATTTCTCGGCATACGCGGGAGCTCCTGGAAATTGAAGAGCCATTATTCAAACGCTCCATCAGCCTTCCCTATAGGGATATTACCGGCTTGTATTTAGAGCAAAAAGGTCATACTGGGATAAAATCTGATGCCTTGACTTTATCTGAATTTGTCAAAGCAGCAGGATTACAGGATTATGCTCTAGAAATAACTGCCCCTGAAGAGAATGAGGAATTACCTTGCACTGAACCATAG